The window TTGAAGAATTTGGCATATGTTTTGTGTCGATCCTAATTTCCTCATCATCTCCTTATTCTTGCTATCTTGGCCTCTCACTTTTTCCTATTCTCTCTATTGTATCTTTGTCTTCTCTTTGCATGATATCAATATTTGAATGACGATACATTTTTGTAAGCAGTTTGATTTTCTGTAGAAAACTGCGGGccttcaaattttgaacattacaacacatttttgttctCCTAGGTTCCTCCACCTTTTGTTTCAAATTGTAGAGCCACCcgacattttctgttttattttccCTAAAAAAATTAGGTCAAACGACTATTGAAAGATCGGAGGTTGGAAAGACTTGTTGATGCTGATCTAAATGGAAATTATATTGACGATCAAGTGAAGCAGCTGATCCAAGTAGCTCTACTGTGCACACAAGGCTCCCCAGAGGAACGGCCCAAGATGTCAGAGGTTGTCCGAATGCTTGAAGGCAAAGGCGAAGGTTTGCCTGAAAGACGGGGGGAGTGGCAAAAAGAGGAGGTGATCCGCCAATATTTCAAGACTATTCATCGTCCAAGTACTTGGATCCTAGACTCACCTTCTCCTAATTTTGTGTTGTACTATTTCTGTGTGTTTGAAGAAATGGATGAAAACAATGACATGTGATAGAGAGTTCATCATATAACTTCTGACTTTAAGGATTTTTCATTTAGTTCTGGTTCATGTTGCGCAAATAATATTAGGTAAGACTGCTACTGGGGCTATTGCTCGAGGGGTTGCTGTTGATGCTGCTTTACCGATTGCTGCACCTGCAAGTGCACTTGCTTATTGGCGACCGAGAAAACAACAGGATCATTTCTTTGATGTACCTGGTTAGTGAACTATAGGAGTAATATAGCTTGATAAAGTTGGTGTTGTAGTATGGGATGCAGGTTTCACTAATCTACTGTCTTTGCAGCTGAGGAGGATCCAGAAGGGTTTTTAGGACAGCTCAAAAGGTTTTCTTTTCGCGAACTACAAGTTGCAACGAATACCTTTAGTAACGGATTTATTCTTGGCAGAGGTGGATTTGGTAAGGTTTATAAGGGACGCTTAGCTGATGGAACTCTGGTTGCTGTAAAAAGACGTAAAAAGGAGATAACCCAAGGTGGGGAGCAACAGTTTCAAACAGAGGTTAAAATGATTAGCATGGCTGTCCACCGCAATCTGCTTCGTCTGCTTGGTTTTTGCATGACACCAACAGAAAGGCTGCTTGTATATCCTTATATGGCTAATGGAAGTGTGGCAGCATGTTTAAGAGGTACTCTTCTAAATTGGTTGCTGCGTTGATGAATCTTTTTGTTTTCacgaaattaaaaaatgaataaattacattttacatcCTCAGGTTTGAGTGTAATTGCAGCcttatacaacatctttaaaacatttcaatctcatacatttacttatcatttttagcaatttcatacatccgttagtcaaaccGTCAGTTTGACTGTTAAGAGATGACATGGCAAATGTGAGGTCAACATTTTTGTTGACATGGATGCCAACTATGATCCAcgtggaataaaaacaaataaaaaagattaataaatagaaaattattattattattattttttataattaaaaactaaaaaaatggtGTTGTTCATCCCTTTCCTGCTCTCACCCCGTCCCCGCATTCTTCATTTCCCCCCGGCCACTATCGCCACCGTCCCTTTCCTCAGCCACTGCAATGAGGCCAATCCAGTCTCGCTCACCCTCAAACTCGCACACCTCCTCCAGTTCTTCCCCGCCGTTGGTGCCCAAACACCATCCGCGATTCTCCATCGATGCCCAGCCCTTTTTCTCTCCAGGAACCAGCCACCATTAGCCTTCTCCAACACCCCCTCTCCAACCCAATGAGATTATTGTTTCCAAAACGAAAATGCTATTAATTTTCTAAACTCACAGTTCAGACGGTGAACGAATTTCAAATTAGAACTACAAGATCCAAGGAACATTTGGAAAAAATCCTTACATTTTCGAATCCAAATCTCACTTTCACTCTTGACAGATTTTTACCAACCAAAACCTTAACCCAAAACTCGTACAATGTTCATAACGGCGTCCATCGTGATTTCAGATCTTAGTAAACATCTCAATCAATCAAATAATAcgtaaggtatgaaagtgaaattttttgaagatgttgtatgagattGCAATAAAGCTTAAATCTGagatggtaaagtgtaatttacccttaaaataTTGTTTGGATTACATTGATAAAATGAATTTATACACCTGACCAATTTGGTTTGGAGTATCAGTACTGAtgtatttttcttcaattttaagtTACCTTCTTGATGTCGATTTTATTTAATGGATAACAAGATGACTCTTTTTTGGGTGTGACGGGTGGCATGATGTGTTTTAAACCACATTACCTGTTGCTTGTAATTTAAAATTCCACTCTCATAATTATGTCGATAAATTATTGTAGATCGTCCAGAAGGACAACCTGCACTTGATTGGCCAATAAGACAACGCATTGCATTGGATTCTGCAAGAGGCCTTACTTATTTACATGATCACTGTGATCCAAAAATTATTCACCGTGATGTGAAAGCAGCAAACATATTGTTGGATGTGGAATTCGAAGCAGTTGTTGGAGACTTTGGGTTGGCTAAACTCATGGACTACAAGGATACACATGTTACCACAGCCGTACGCGGCACAATTGGTCATATAGCACCAGAGTACCTTTCAACTGGAAAATGTTCCGAGAAAACTGATGTTTTTGGATATGGAGTCACGCTTCTTGAACTCATCACTGGGCTGAGGGCTTTTGATCTTGCTCGACTTGCGAATAATGATGAAGTCATGTTAATTGATTGGGTATGCTTTTACGTCTTTCTGTTTCTGTTTGTAGCTAATTTATTGTTATATGCAAGATTATTTTCCAACAACATTTGCATGATGTCCACCTTCTGATTATATTTTATTGTTCTAAATCTTCCATAATTTCtttcatattttatatattaaaaaggCATAATGTTGTTGAAATTCAACGATATTCTTGCTTCAATCTATTGTGTCCCTAAGTCCAAATCTTGAAAATTATGTTTCAATACTCATTGTTAAAGAAATGTTATATAATATACTGTAAATTAAGTGTATCTCTCGATACCAATGTTGCTATTTATTTAAGCCAAAAATAATGGGTCTCCATACTTAATCACTTTATTTCAAACCGCTAATCTCATATGACATTCTTAATCATTGTATATGGAACATTTCTAAGGTTTAATTAGCTTTTATTAGTTAGAGTTACGATTAAGCTGTGAAGatttatttatctttatttataaCAATCTAAGGTTTAAATTGTCAAAGATCAATTATTACATTTCCTTGGCAATTGTTGTTAGTATTGTTGTTGCTTCTTTTGCCAATGTATTGGCCTTGCTGTGATTTCTTGAAGAATTTGGCATGTGTTTTGTATCAATCCTAATTTCCTTATTATCTCTTTATTCTCGCTATCTTGGCCTCTTGCTTCTTtctattctttgtttgcatCTTTGTCATATGTTTGCATCAtattgatatttgaatgatgatgCATTTTTGTAAGCAGTTTGATTTTCTAGAGATACTGCAGCccttcaaattttgaacattacAACACATTCACTCTCCTAGGTGCCTACACCTTTTGTTTCAAATTGTAGAACTATCTgacttttccctttttattttaactaaaataattaGGTCAAAAGACTATTGAAAGATCGGAGGTTGGAAACACTTGTTGATGCTGATCTAAATGGAAATTATGTTGACGATCAAGTGGAGCAGCTCATCCAAGTAGCTATACTGTGCACACAAGGCACCCCAGGGGAACGACCCAAGATGTCAAAGGTTATACGGATGCTAGAAGGCGATTGTTTGGCTGAAAGATAGAAGGAGTGGCACAAAAAGGAACTGTTCCGCCAAGATTTCAACCCTATTCATCATCCATGTACTAAATGGATCATAGACTCGACTTCTCATATTTCTCCGAATGAGTTGTCCGGTCCCAGATGATATGCTCGTTGGTTCCGTCCCCTGTATACATGTAAGAAGCCTTTAGAGGATTGGAGAATGTCCATTTTGTATTTCAGTGATACCACATTTGTGCATAtgttttatctttgttttcaattttgttttcgtCTTGCTTATTTTTAAGATCACAAAAATGGAGCTGGtgttgttgtaatttttataAGGTTAACTGGCATTACGAAGTTATATGGTGCTAGCAGGAATTAGGAAGGGCCATAAAAGCACCCGTTCCTAATGATTTATGTATCCATCCAGAAATTAGTCCAGATTGTCGAGTAAATAATCATTCTGAACTTATAACtatctatatttttttagtgttcCTATAGATCCTATAGACACTAGGTTAAGTGCGTGGGTACTTGTGTACGGTTagtgtttgaaatttgattgtGATCATTGCAAGTGCAACTTTGTGGCACTACCCTTATAAGTACGTGTAAGGGATCTAGAGATCACTGCGTGTCATTCCAACATGGGTATTCGAGCTCTGTCTATCTTCTTTTAAAGTATCGTCAATGGGGATACCTCTGATATCTTTGAGGATTTATTTAAGATCAACTGTAGGGTAAGACCCAAACCTAAAtatttgagtttaaaaaaaatagaaatgcaATCTAATTGTgggacttttttgtttttttgaacaaaaaatattttctacactaaaAGGGTGGGGGATTAGATTAGGCCTTATagtgggctagcaataatatgattcaaattcgcttttggcgagaatcaaacctaaagaCCCCTCATTTAtatgtgaagagaaatatcattaaaatgTAGTAAAAATGATATCTAATAGTTGGACTTAAACCTAAAAAGTTTGGCTTTTTACCCAAGCTAAACCCAAATTTGGGTTTGTATTTCCATATTTGGTTGACCCACAATTTTGGGGGCcctaccttcttttttttttcaaaagcaacaTGCGAATGATTTATTGAAGTGGCCAACATATGGGTCCCTCAACTAGCAGGGTCCCAGCTGCAAAATGGTAACATTTTAAGAAACTACGAGCCGTTCGATTTTTGGGCCATTGGTGATCAACGGTCTAGGTTAAAATCCTTTTATGCTTTGCAATCTTTAGATTTTGATCTaattgttcatattttttttttgtcaaatctaacaataaaacaaagtcaactgttgaaatttaaaatttaacgccaaaataataaaataatttttttagaacaTATTCACTTTACTTTTGGATGGTGTGTGTATTGAAGTTTCGTTGGTTGTTtgtattgtaacatcccacatcgttcaggggagtgaatcttgtaagccttatatgtatattttcatctctacctagcacgaggccttttgggagctcgctGGCTTcaagttccgtaggaactccgaagttaagtgagttcgcacgagagcaatctcaagatggatgacccactgggaagttctcgtgtgagttcccagaactAAAACCGTGAGGACTTGGTCAGGGCTCAatgcggacaatatcgtgctacggtagagtcgagcccgATATGTGTTGGGACCCCGGCCGAGATGTAACATGTATATTGAAGATTGGTTGGTGTGTGTATTAAAGTTTGATTAGTTGGTGTGATTTGTtcggttttgaaaattttgtcgaaatttaatttttttcatgtcAAAACActtgtcaaattaaattaaaataatataattcaaaagttcaaaaaaaaaaaaaaaaaaaaatctttttattcCTAAATTTGGATCTTGATAGTTGGGTGATATTCACTATTCATAGACCTAAATTCCGTCTTTTAATGGACTAAATATTTGGGTTTGGGTCTAAGGGTTGGAGCTGGTCTAAGGACTTTAATGAAATCTTTTTATTCCTAAAAGAGTATTGCCTCATATGATAAAGTCCCTATAGTATAActttctaacttaattacatacgAGATTCTTGGCGTTTCGTTAAATGATTATCCTAAATTAGAAGTTGACATAATTTTATGTGATAATTTCAGTAGAAGCTAATTCTTTTAGttaatttgaattgattttattgtaaaatattttttgtgaacATTATTAcccaaaaaagttcaaaattctCGAAGCCAAATTTTATTCTTTAGAACTACAATAGCTTCAGTATTGGCTATGTCATGGTCTATTATTTCAGACCAGAATCAGACTTCGACTCTTTGCAACCCTTGGTCAACTAAATGAGTTATTAATTAAaagcattgttctaaaaatttccgcctaggtgctaggcggcTAGTCAccgccccgattaatgcctaggcatttgaaaattaagaaatggcgcCTAGACCTAGTGAGGAGCCCGCCAAGACCCGCCTAGACACCCGCCCAGATTGCTACTCATTtagattgaaaatatataattttcattttgcatttatttttttaataaattgtaagagacttattgaatacttaaatgaacacacatgatatgtttgtttcccatgttttcattatgttccaattgTAAAGCTATAGATAAGGAAGATGAATCCAATGGCCAAGAAGGTGCCAACTGTCAAGAGATTAAGTGATATGGTTGTGAGTTTGTTAAGGATTTGTTACTTGCTGTGCAAGTAGTGTAAAGTGTATAAATAGGAACCTTTGTATTCATTCAGTAAGTAAGTGAAAAGAAGCAATAACAAGAAgtacaattctctctctctacattttgtgtttacaatctttctctctctctaaaacacCATTGATATTCTTCAAGCTCAAGGTAGTTAAATCAACATGGTATCATCGCCGGTGGTGGCGTCTCTCCGATCCTGATCTTCTTTTTCTGCTTCCGCATTCATCTCTGTGATTTCTGATTTTGCATTCTTCTTTGCGACTTTCTAGTATGCAATTCCTCTTCTGGAGTGCTATAGTGTATGTGCATTTTCCTCTTGATTTCGAAGCTTGATTCTTGCACAtcaggtgtttgatgaaatgtgttgtagacatcaaaatttcggtgaaatgaatgttgaccaataattaaaatttcaacgctcacgtgtcacataaattttacatgtagcgtgtgactcaacgaaaaatcgaaataaattggaaaggtcatcaaataggacacgtgtcaatacctggcagaaatgatttatttcatctgattatttaaatccaaaaatcaagttttggaattctataaataggaagccaaggcattcattttggaaaaaaagaaaggaggaagaaagaaagaagggaatttagaTCACACCAAaaacttgaagccttgaaactctaaagctctcaagcaaatcccgaaggatcaagaaaacactcttcgttcttcgtcaaatcctccttcaaggtcaagccccgacggcccttgaagaacttccaccgattcaagatcaagccccgacggcccttgaagaaagtgttcatcatccgttcatcctaaagatcaagccccaacggccctttggatcaacaacctcaacaaatccacacatccaatcgttcttcaagatcaagcccaaaagcccttgaagatccgttcatccatcaaccttcaagattaagcccaaaagccccttgaagaaatccgcacaactattcttcaagatcaagcccaaaagcccttgaagatccgttcatccatcaaccttcaagattaagcccaaaagccccttgaagaaatccgcacaactattcttcaagatcaagcccaacgccccatgaagatccattcatcaactgttcatccctagatcaagccccgacggccctttggatcaacaatctcaacaaacctatacacccattcttcaagatcaagcccaacgccccttgaagatctattcatcaactgttcatccttagatcaagccccgacggccctttggatcaacagctcatccacaaacctacaccctacgaagatagaatcagaggatcaaattacaaagagattgtaaccccaaaatcaatacaaacaaaaatatattttgtacacggtattcttgtttcttgttttcaggaatttttcgtgtttacaaatttggcacgcccaatgggacaatctctacctctcatctctatcctcaaatcattgaaaaacgcaaatggcatcaagaaaggatcaagctgttcctgcaatccaagcaaagaacaagaacatcatcgccgcaagtggtgatatttcgggcatcataacccgaagtaaggcaagagctctttttgtGGGATTTAATCAATGGTGGAGATTAAATCTCTACATATTGGACAGTAAATACGGTCCGGGACGGGGCTCCGTTTTCTTAGTAATTCCGTCCCGCTCTGCCTCATTTTAGATTTATACAAATTAGACCCGTCCTGTACCCGCCCCTACCTGCAGGTGTCCATCCATAAATCTAACGACTATCTGACGTCAGCTAACATCAGCTCGCATGTGGGTTACTGACAACTGGCCCAGCTTTCCGTGCTGGCTAGATGGCTTCAATTGCCTAGCCTGATGGCCATGGGCTGGAATTTGACTTAGTGGATCCCCTTTTTCCTTGGGCCTAGATCTCTATTCGAGATTATTTTTTCCCTCATTTCGGGCTATAAAATAGCCTATAACCTTATGACCTGATCCATTGAAGATGATGTTAGCTACGTAAAACTTCAAAGAGCCGGGAAACTTTTATAG of the Pyrus communis chromosome 1, drPyrComm1.1, whole genome shotgun sequence genome contains:
- the LOC137727994 gene encoding BRASSINOSTEROID INSENSITIVE 1-associated receptor kinase 1-like; this encodes LLTLRIFHLVLVHVAQIILGKTATGAIARGVAVDAALPIAAPASALAYWRPRKQQDHFFDVPAEEDPEGFLGQLKRFSFRELQVATNTFSNGFILGRGGFGKVYKGRLADGTLVAVKRRKKEITQGGEQQFQTEVKMISMAVHRNLLRLLGFCMTPTERLLVYPYMANGSVAACLRDRPEGQPALDWPIRQRIALDSARGLTYLHDHCDPKIIHRDVKAANILLDVEFEAVVGDFGLAKLMDYKDTHVTTAVRGTIGHIAPEYLSTGKCSEKTDVFGYGVTLLELITGLRAFDLARLANNDEVMLIDWVKRLLKDRRLETLVDADLNGNYVDDQVEQLIQVAILCTQGTPGERPKMSKVIRMLEGDCLAER